From a single Streptomyces sp. NBC_01294 genomic region:
- a CDS encoding NADPH-dependent FMN reductase, producing the protein METLILTGSTAAASSTARLAGLIRHRIQLRDLDAVVSDLDRSLLRLPGLDADAYTGGALAQDPGVRHLADRLADARAVVLVTPVQHGSYSGALKNLLDHAPRAALRDKPVLVAATGGTLHPGSAACDHLRAVARSLGGWAVPTQVIAQRSELAAAEPPPQLTARIDRAVGELLLGARMLAPAAL; encoded by the coding sequence ATGGAGACGCTCATCCTGACCGGCAGCACGGCGGCCGCGTCCAGCACCGCCCGCCTGGCCGGACTCATCCGCCACCGGATCCAACTGCGCGACCTCGACGCCGTCGTATCCGACCTGGACCGGAGCCTGCTGCGGCTCCCTGGTCTGGACGCCGACGCCTACACCGGCGGCGCCCTCGCCCAGGACCCTGGCGTCCGCCACCTGGCCGACCGCCTCGCGGACGCCCGGGCCGTCGTCCTGGTCACACCGGTCCAGCACGGCAGCTACTCCGGCGCCCTGAAGAACCTGCTCGACCACGCACCGCGCGCAGCGCTGCGCGACAAGCCGGTGCTGGTGGCTGCCACCGGCGGCACCCTCCACCCAGGCTCTGCCGCTTGCGACCACCTGCGCGCCGTCGCCCGTTCCCTGGGGGGCTGGGCCGTGCCCACCCAGGTCATCGCACAGCGCTCGGAACTGGCCGCCGCTGAGCCGCCGCCGCAGTTGACCGCCCGCATCGACCGCGCCGTCGGCGAACTCCTGCTCGGCGCCCGCATGCTGGCCCCGGCCGCCCTCTGA
- the metK gene encoding methionine adenosyltransferase yields the protein MSRRLFTSESVTEGHPDKIADQISDTILDALLTEDPTSRVAVETLITTGLVHIAGEVTTKAYAPIAQLVRDKILEIGYDSSKKGFDGASCGVSVSIGAQSPDIAQGVDTAYEKRVEGDEDELDKQGAGDQGLMFGYACDETPELMPLPIHIAHRLSRRLSEVRKNGTIPYLRPDGKTQVTIEYDGDKAVRLDTVVVSSQHASDIDLEGLLAPDIREHVVEYVLARLAEDGIKLDIEGYRLLVNPTGRFEIGGPMGDAGLTGRKIIIDTYGGMARHGGGAFSGKDPSKVDRSAAYAMRWVAKNVVAAGLASRCEVQVAYAIGKAEPVGLFVETFGTETTSRDRISQAITEVFDLRPAAIIRDLDLLRPIYARTAAYGHFGRELPDFTWERTDRAEQLKAAVTR from the coding sequence ATGTCCCGCCGCCTGTTCACCTCGGAGTCAGTCACCGAGGGGCACCCTGACAAGATCGCTGACCAGATCAGCGACACGATCCTCGACGCACTTCTCACCGAGGACCCGACCTCGCGAGTGGCCGTGGAGACCCTCATCACCACGGGTCTCGTGCACATCGCGGGAGAGGTGACGACGAAGGCCTACGCGCCGATCGCGCAGCTCGTCCGGGACAAGATCCTCGAGATCGGCTACGACTCCTCGAAGAAGGGCTTCGACGGCGCCTCCTGTGGCGTGTCGGTGTCCATCGGCGCCCAGTCCCCGGACATCGCGCAGGGTGTCGACACCGCCTACGAGAAGCGGGTCGAGGGCGACGAGGACGAGCTCGACAAGCAGGGCGCCGGCGACCAGGGCCTGATGTTCGGGTACGCCTGCGACGAGACCCCCGAGCTCATGCCCCTGCCGATCCACATCGCGCACCGGCTCTCCCGCCGGCTGTCCGAGGTCCGCAAGAACGGGACCATCCCGTACCTGCGCCCCGACGGCAAGACCCAGGTCACCATCGAGTACGACGGTGACAAGGCCGTGCGCCTGGACACCGTCGTCGTCTCCTCGCAGCACGCCTCCGACATCGACCTCGAAGGCCTGCTCGCTCCCGACATCCGTGAGCACGTCGTCGAGTACGTCCTGGCCCGGCTGGCCGAGGACGGCATCAAGCTGGACATCGAGGGCTATCGCCTGCTGGTGAACCCGACCGGCCGCTTCGAGATCGGCGGCCCGATGGGCGACGCCGGCCTGACCGGTCGCAAGATCATCATCGACACCTACGGAGGCATGGCCCGCCACGGTGGCGGCGCCTTCTCCGGCAAGGACCCGTCGAAGGTCGACCGCTCCGCCGCGTACGCGATGCGCTGGGTCGCCAAGAACGTCGTCGCCGCCGGCCTCGCCTCGCGCTGCGAGGTCCAGGTCGCCTACGCCATCGGCAAGGCCGAGCCCGTCGGTCTCTTCGTCGAGACCTTCGGCACCGAGACGACCTCCCGCGACCGCATCAGCCAGGCCATCACCGAGGTGTTCGACCTGCGCCCGGCCGCGATCATCCGCGACCTCGACCTGCTGCGCCCGATCTACGCCCGGACCGCCGCCTACGGCCACTTCGGCCGCGAGCTGCCGGACTTCACCTGGGAGCGCACCGACCGCGCCGAGCAGCTCAAGGCCGCCGTCACCCGCTGA
- a CDS encoding LLM class flavin-dependent oxidoreductase: protein MTPAQNTAPAPLLIASVAPRTRGPLDLRALKALAYAAERVGFDALLLGDGTAEAPAAYEGTTAAAALAAVTEHIGLLPATPPGGLAPYHLARITASLDHLSHGRAGWCATGTGPGTAAAAEYLHVVKGLWESFDADAFVHDRAGGVYWRLDGLQRLDHNGEHYTVAGPLNVARPPQGHPVIAVTDPALAAGADLVLLETDDPAEAGRIRARVRQDVLDAGRDADAVKVAFTLPAGAGADEIAEWCTVQLADGFIVPLTAPDDPFFTTTAEELRRCGLLRASSTPGTTLRDRLGLAHPAGRLAAAAS from the coding sequence GTGACCCCCGCCCAGAACACCGCCCCCGCCCCGCTGCTTATCGCGTCCGTCGCCCCCCGCACCAGAGGCCCGCTGGACCTGCGCGCTCTCAAGGCCCTCGCGTACGCCGCCGAGCGCGTCGGGTTCGACGCCCTGCTGCTCGGCGACGGCACCGCCGAGGCACCGGCCGCCTACGAAGGCACCACCGCCGCCGCGGCCCTGGCCGCCGTCACCGAGCACATCGGCCTGCTGCCGGCCACTCCGCCCGGCGGCCTCGCGCCCTACCATCTGGCCCGGATCACCGCGTCCCTGGACCACCTCAGCCACGGCCGGGCCGGCTGGTGCGCGACCGGCACCGGCCCGGGCACCGCCGCCGCGGCCGAGTACCTCCACGTCGTCAAGGGCCTGTGGGAGAGCTTCGACGCCGACGCCTTCGTCCACGACCGCGCCGGGGGCGTCTACTGGAGGCTCGACGGCCTCCAGCGGCTCGACCACAACGGCGAGCACTACACGGTCGCCGGCCCGCTGAACGTCGCTCGCCCGCCCCAGGGCCACCCGGTGATCGCTGTGACCGACCCCGCACTCGCCGCCGGCGCGGACCTCGTCCTGCTGGAGACCGACGACCCGGCCGAGGCCGGCCGGATCCGCGCCCGAGTCCGGCAGGACGTCCTCGACGCCGGCCGCGACGCGGACGCCGTCAAGGTCGCCTTCACCCTGCCCGCAGGCGCCGGCGCCGACGAGATCGCCGAGTGGTGCACCGTGCAGCTCGCCGACGGGTTCATCGTCCCGCTCACCGCGCCCGACGACCCGTTCTTCACCACCACCGCCGAAGAGCTGCGCCGCTGCGGCCTGCTCCGCGCCTCCTCCACTCCCGGCACGACACTGCGCGACCGCCTCGGCCTGGCTCACCCGGCCGGCCGCCTCGCCGCCGCGGCGTCCTGA